Below is a window of Deinococcus planocerae DNA.
ACCCCGACGACGTGCAATTCCTGCTTCCCGTCACCCCCGGCAAGGTCATCGCCCTCGCCCTGAACTACGCTGACCACGTGGCGGAGCTGGGCTTCAAGACGCCCGAGGAACCCGTGATGTTCCTCAAGCCGAACACCAGCCTTCTCCCCCACCGGGGAACCGTGGAGTACCCGCGCGGCGCGCAGTTCATGCACTACGAGGTCGAACTCGGCATCGTGATCGGGCGCAACGCCCGGCGGGTGAAGGCGAAGGACGCGGCGGACTACATCGGCGGGTACACCATCGCCAACGATCTGGTCGTGCGCGATTACGTCTCGAACTACTACCGCCCCCCCATGCGGGCGAAAGGCTGGGACACCTTCGGACCGCTCGGGCCGTACCTGGTCAGCGCCGACGAGGTGCCCGACCCGTACAACCTCGGGCTGCGGGCGTACGTGAACGGGGAACTGCGGCAGGAAGGCTCCACCCGCGACATGATCCTCAAGGGTCCCGAGCTGATCGAGTTCATGTCCCGCTTCATGACGCTGGAGGCCGGGGACGTGATCCTCACCGGCACCCCCAAGGGCGTCTCGCACGTCCACCCGGGCGACGTGATGCGCATGGAGATCGACGGGTTAGGCGCCCTGGAGAACGACGTGCAGTGGGAGACGGACGCCGCCGAGCCCCTCATCGCCCAGGAAGGCGTGCGACAGTAGGCCCCGGAGGTTTCCCCTTGCCGCACGTCATCATCGAATACACCGACAACCTCAAGGGCGAGACGGACATTCCCACGCTGCTGGAGGACATCCATCGGGTGCTGATCGGTCACGCGGAAGTGTTTCCTGTCGGCGGCATCCGCTCGCGCGCCGTCGCCCTGCACGACTACCGGGTCGCGGACGGGCGGGAGGACGACGCCTTCGTCCACGTCACCCTCAAGATCGGCGCGGGCCGCAGCGACGAGGTGAAGAAACAGGTCGGCGACGAGCTGTTCGGCGTGATCAAGGCGCACTTCGCGGAGCTGTTCGCGCGGCGGTACCTCGCCCTCTCGATGGAACTCCAGGAGTTCAGCGAGGCGGGCACGTACAAGCACAACAACATCCACGCCCGTTTTAAGAAGTAGGGCGGGAAGATCAAGGGACCGAATGCTGACCGACACCCAACTCCAAGACGCCGCCGCCCGCCTGAACGAGGCGGAGAAGACCCGGCGGCAGATTCGCCAACTTTCCCTGGAATACCCGGACATCACCATCGACGACGCCTACCGCATCCAGCGCGCGTGGGTAGACCTGAAGCTGGGTGAGGGCCGCACCCTCTACGGGCACAAGATCGGCCTGACCTCCCGCGCCATGCAGATGTCCTCGAACATCACCGAGCCCGACTACGGCGCGCTTCTCGACGACATGGTGTTTCCGGAAGGCTCCGAGATTCCCACCTCGCGCTTCATCGTCCCGAAGGTGGAGGTCGAACTCGCCTTCCTGCTGGAGCGGGACCTGAGCGGGCCGAACTGCACGGTCTTCGACGTGCTTGGGGCGTCCAGTTACGTGGTGCCCGCCATCGAGATCATCGACGCGCGCATCGAGCGCATCGACCGGGAGAGCGGCGTGACCCGCAAGGTGTTCGACACCATCAGCGACAACGCGGCGAACGCGGGCATCATCCTGGGGGGGCGTCCCGTGCGGCCTCACGACGTGGACCTGCGCTGGGTCGGCGCGC
It encodes the following:
- a CDS encoding fumarylacetoacetate hydrolase family protein codes for the protein MKTARFLSRGRLHQGTLKNDLLIDAAGEGHHPDDVQFLLPVTPGKVIALALNYADHVAELGFKTPEEPVMFLKPNTSLLPHRGTVEYPRGAQFMHYEVELGIVIGRNARRVKAKDAADYIGGYTIANDLVVRDYVSNYYRPPMRAKGWDTFGPLGPYLVSADEVPDPYNLGLRAYVNGELRQEGSTRDMILKGPELIEFMSRFMTLEAGDVILTGTPKGVSHVHPGDVMRMEIDGLGALENDVQWETDAAEPLIAQEGVRQ
- the hpaH gene encoding 2-oxo-hept-4-ene-1,7-dioate hydratase, which translates into the protein MLTDTQLQDAAARLNEAEKTRRQIRQLSLEYPDITIDDAYRIQRAWVDLKLGEGRTLYGHKIGLTSRAMQMSSNITEPDYGALLDDMVFPEGSEIPTSRFIVPKVEVELAFLLERDLSGPNCTVFDVLGASSYVVPAIEIIDARIERIDRESGVTRKVFDTISDNAANAGIILGGRPVRPHDVDLRWVGALLYRNGVIEETGVAAGVLNHPATGVAWLANKLWPHGVTLRAGQVILAGSFTRPVDAQPGDTFHADYGPLGGVAFRFAP
- a CDS encoding 5-carboxymethyl-2-hydroxymuconate Delta-isomerase encodes the protein MPHVIIEYTDNLKGETDIPTLLEDIHRVLIGHAEVFPVGGIRSRAVALHDYRVADGREDDAFVHVTLKIGAGRSDEVKKQVGDELFGVIKAHFAELFARRYLALSMELQEFSEAGTYKHNNIHARFKK